The following proteins are encoded in a genomic region of Brachypodium distachyon strain Bd21 chromosome 1, Brachypodium_distachyon_v3.0, whole genome shotgun sequence:
- the LOC100843504 gene encoding transcription factor bHLH106, whose amino-acid sequence MFPAAEAATFVVEAGVAAPRQGEAAAGLPPFFMGSMWPAAAAGGGGAGAAGSEEEDEAAVAMAEAALHERAVAATRNHREAEKRRRERIKSHLDRLRAVLACDPKIDKASLLAKAVERVRDLKQRMAGIGAESAAATPQLFPTEHDEIVVLASSGGVFEASVCCDDRSDLLPGLIDTLRALRLRTLRAEMATLGGRVRNVLVLARDAGAEDDDGGGDFLKEALRALVERHGAAAGAGDRPKRRRTVSDMNVQAAA is encoded by the exons ATGTttccggcggcggaggcggcgacgtTCGTCGTCGAGGCGGGTGTGGCGGCGCCGAGGcagggagaggcggcggcggggctgccgCCCTTCTTCATGGGATCCatgtggccggcggcggcggcgggcggaggaggcgcgggcgcggcgggctcagaggaggaggacgaggcggcggtggccatggctgaggcggcgctgcacgagcgcgcggtggcggcgacgaggaacCACCGAGAGGCGGAGAAGCGCCGCCGCGAGCGGATCAAGTCGCACCTCGaccgcctccgcgccgtccTCGCCTGCGACCCCAAG ATTGACAAGGCGTCGCTGCTGGCGAAGGCGGTGGAGAGGGTGCGCGACCTGAAGCAGCGCATGGCCGGCATTGGCGCCGAATCGGCCGCGGCGACGCCGCAGCTGTTCCCGACGGAGCACGACGAGATCGTGGTGCTGGCTTCGTCGGGCGGCGTGTTCGAGGCCTCCGTCTGCTGCGACGACCGCtccgacctcctcccgggcCTCATCGACACGCTGCGCGCGCTCCGCCTGCGCACCCTCCGCGCCGAGATGGCCACCCTCGGCGGCCGCGTCCGCAACGTGCTCGTCCTggcccgcgacgccggcgctGAGGACGACGATGGCGGAGGTGACTTCCTCAAGGAAGCGCTGAGGGCGCTCGTGGAGAGGCacggagcggcggccggcgccggagaccgGCCCAAGAGGAGACGCACTGTCTCCGACATGAACGTGCAAGCGGCAGCCTAG
- the LOC112268537 gene encoding uncharacterized protein LOC112268537, with translation MERRRGRSLPTLPKELIEEIFLRISPDEPACLFRASLTSKRWSKVVSSRRFRERLLALHRTRTPPMLGVLHGNNWDNIPRFIHTTASPFSLVGAPDYRSWRALDSRHGRALFLSEGQVPVVVRLLIWEPITRTQQRVPVPVPEAYRRGSSNAAVFCAADGCDHRDCLGGPFRVAFVFGLMDKRGLLTSSTTAMAYSSETGTWGEPIVLHGLLGWYSSYTSSVLVGRSLLYFMQGMSEGNILEYDVARHSLASIDLPEFELERNLMLTVDGGLGVISESEKKELKVWSWQEAIDGSDTYSPEEASDGSDTDSSEEAIDGSDTDSSEEASDGRHKGWVLSRVICLDKLLPNGALQEPVVVLGFAEGANVIFVLTDAGVFTIDLQSEVVRKVTGQFTINDGLSNLLPVVSFYTPVPRGLHHGPPSSNLGEDRAGEEQKVAEQVHQLFDKGSNASKEGEFVSAGISHTIDLETRSAPNEESVKGTTSKDDAGNSKTSDSSVEDAAPLWEEGDSQEGIYQSIAICSSKGHLPR, from the exons ATGgaacgccgccgcggccgctcgCTGCCGACCCTCCCCAAAGAGCTCATAGAGGAGATCTTCCTCCGTATCTCGCCCGACGAACCAGCGTGCCTCTTCCGCGCCTCCCTCACCAGCAAGAGATGGAGCAAAGTCGTCTCCTCCCGCAGATTCCGCGAGCGCCTCCTCGCTCTCCACCGGACCCGGACACCCCCCATGCTTGGCGTCCTCCACGGCAACAACTGGGACAACATCCCCCGCTTCATCCACACAACCGCGTCGCCCTTCTCCCTCGTCGGCGCCCCGGACTACCGCTCCTGGCGGGCCCTGGATTcccgccacggccgcgccctcttcctctccgAGGGCCAGGTCCCTGTAGTTGTACGGCTCCTCATTTGGGAACCAATCACGCGCACCCAGCAGCGCGTACCTGTACCCGTGCCTGAAGCGTACAGGAGAGGTTCCTCCAACGCGGCCGTGTTCTGTGCAGCGGACGGGTGCGACCACCGCGACTGCCTCGGGGGTCCTTTCCGCGTGGCCTTCGTCTTCGGCCTCATGGACAAGCGGGGTCTCCTGACGAGTAGCACGACGGCGATGGCATATTCGTCGGAGACTGGCACGTGGGGCGAACCGATCGTGTTGCACGGCTTGTTGGGCTGGTATTCATCATACACTTCCAGCGTGCTCGTTGGGAGATCTCTGCTCTACTTCATGCAGGGCATGTCAGAAGGGAATATCCTGGAGTATGACGTGGCTAGGCACTCCCTGGCTTCGATCGACCTACCAGAATTTGAGTTGGAACGTAACCTCATGCTGACGGTGGACGGTGGACTGGGAGTTATCAGTGAATCCGAAAAGAAAGAACTCAAAGTGTGGTCATGGCAGGAGGCGATTGATGGCAGTGATACATATTCGCCGGAAGAGGCAAGTGATGGCAGTGATACAGATTCGTCTGAGGAGGCGATTGATGGCAGTGATACAGATTCGTCGGAGGAGGCAAGTGATGGCAGACATAAAGGATGGGTACTGAGCCGGGTCATCTGCTTGGACAAGTTGCTACCAAACGGTGCTCTACAAGAACCAGTGGTTGTGTTGGGATTTGCCGAGGGAGCAAATGTCATTTTCGTGCTCACGGATGCTGGCGTCTTCACAATCGACCTGCAGTCCGAAGTGGTGAGGAAGGTTACTGGCCAGTTCACAATCAACGATGGCCTCAGTAATTTGCTTCCAGTTGTCAGCTTCTACACTCCTGTGCCCCGAGGTCTGCACCATGGCCCGCCGTCATCGAACCTTGGTGAGGACAGAGCAGGGGAGGAACAGAAAGTAGCAGAGCAGGTGCACCAGCTGTTCGATAAGGGGTCCAATGCTTCCAAGGAGGGGGAATTTGTCAGCGCTGGCATCAGCCACACCATCGACCTCGAGACCAG GAGTGCACCAAATGAAGAATCAGTGAAGGGCACAACTAGCAAAGATGATGCTGGGAACTCAAAGACCTCTGATAGCAGTGTTGAGGATGCCGCTCCACTTTGGGAGGAAGGTGATTCTCAAGAAG GTATATATCAGTCCATCGCCATTTGTTCCAGCAAGGGGCATCTTCCTCGGTGA
- the LOC100843811 gene encoding uncharacterized protein LOC100843811, whose product MEPSRGKLPTLPEDVIEDIFLRLPPDEPACLLRASLASKKWSEVVSSRGFRDRLLALHRTRTPPVLGVLHGNDWDNNVPRFIHTTASPFSLAAPDYRSWRALDCRHGRALFLSDEGQVPPQLLVWEPITGTQQRVPVPVPAAYRSGHSNAAVFCAADGCDHHDCLGGPFRVAFVFGLVLRKWDLSTASTSARVYSSETGTWGQRTVMHDEYGYYSSHISSVLVGRSLLYFSSDQGTILEYDVARHALASLDLPDPELEYNLMLTVDGGLGVICESYKSELKVWSWQEAIDGSDTESSEEASDGAGTGWVVNRVICLDKLLPNGALQEPVVVLGFAEGADVIFVLTDAGLFTIDLQSEVVRKVTGQFTINDGLCNLLPVVSFYTPVPRREHHGLPSSNLGEDRAGEEQKVAEQVHQLFDKGVQCFKGGGL is encoded by the exons ATGGAACCCAGCCGcggcaagctaccaacccTCCCTGAAGACGTCATCGAGGACATCTTCCTCCGTCTCCCGCCCGACGAACCAGCGTgcctcctccgcgcctccCTCGCCAGCAAGAAATGGAGCGAAGTCGtctcctcccgcggattccgCGACCGCCTCCTCGCTCTCCACCGGACCCGGACACCCCCCGTGCTTGGCGTCCTCCACGGCAACGACTGGGACAACAACGTCCCCCGCTTCATCCACACAACCGCGTcgcccttctccctcgccgccccgGACTACCGATCCTGGCGGGCCCTGGAttgccgccacggccgcgccctcttcctctccgATGAGGGCCAGGTCCCTCCACAGCTCCTCGTTTGGGAGCCAATCACGGGCACCCAGCAGCGCGTACCTGTACCCGTGCCTGCAGCGTACAGGAGCGGGCACTCCAACGCGGCCGTGTTCTGTGCAGCGGACGGGTGCGACCACCACGACTGCCTCGGGGGTCCTTTCCGCGTGGCCTTCGTCTTCGGCCTCGTGCTGCGCAAGTGGGATCTCTCGACGGCCAGCACGTCGGCGAGGGTATATTCGTCGGAGACCGGCACCTGGGGCCAACGGACCGTGATGCACGACGAGTACGGCTACTATTCATCACACATTTCCAGCGTGCTCGTTGGGAGATCTCTGCTCTACTTCTCGTCGGACCAAGGGACTATCCTGGAGTACGACGTGGCTAGGCACGCCCTGGCTTCGCTCGACCTACCAGATCCTGAGTTGGAATATAACCTCATGCTGACGGTGGACGGTGGACTGGGAGTTATCTGTGAATCCTACAAGTCAGAACTCAAAGTGTGGTCATGGCAGGAGGCGATTGATGGCAGTGATACAGAGTCATCGGAG GAGGCAAGTGATGGCGCTGGTACAGGATGGGTAGTGAACCGGGTCATCTGCTTGGACAAGTTGCTACCAAACGGTGCTCTACAAGAACCAGTGGTTGTGTTGGGATTTGCTGAGGGAGCAGATGTCATTTTCGTGCTCACGGATGCTGGCCTCTTCACAATCGACCTACAGTCCGAAGTGGTGAGGAAGGTTACTGGCCAGTTCACAATCAACGATGGCCTCTGTAATTTGCTTCCAGTTGTCAGCTTCTACACTCCTGTGCCCCGACGTGAGCACCATGGCCTGCCGTCATCGAACCTTGGTGAGGACAGAGCAGGGGAGGAACAGAAAGTAGCAGAGCAGGTGCACCAGCTGTTCGATAAGGGGGTCCAATGCTTTAAAGGAGGGGGACTTTGA
- the LOC100844410 gene encoding uncharacterized protein LOC100844410 gives MSTCGYHSPLFSEDNTWLPQWLQPHRQPTVGEHRRDSDGISSPPCENCVYIGDPVQEQQHCHNAMANAGGYSGLRLHLSGDEDTPAASIRTGREVRPFSLHLSSESTAQLSSARANVVPQIINSGTCSGSLEGSYVDGQGQEIKAVPQYQLEAKGFKDDKLLEVCRVPSKDIIKPLGARRHQLSGGKVDVQKLRNVDANDAVELSIAASEAILIAEMIINDCQPDKLAAAALESALHVKEARKQYCLEETEHDCGSFENDLDERDWLAELDEVEMLDAFEDVGLSTVQTACSSQGYNTIDIKRHISQPSCAPRDMEERISDICSSWEQNTKWHSQDANTYDHVPDSLANNNNSAGNLPNESTPGCDSVKQPAIGSFGTPVRGQSIIKECGRVVEETNVGGGTRKHIRTSFISESMDTTNECSPAPRARSIEMVASSRASFPRKTEGFYEENQSAESCYQVVCSSLSLGDPLCSFVPCSISCNEVSLSQAPECKQRNGDQGETIYPKESLKKDLDLEADPSSSPLDKAPESVNPSYVPLDKAPESADPSYVPLDKTPESGPWRRRIYSSLRHFSTSEPISDILGGSTTHNDIDAAVCQKKRGTPITLNKKIQRVQASNQFIENNAEAGSSKEFSLVQKKSSHAQDKDEHQSREKYVPSEVCPQSTCLNVGKRDLKRKGAQLLNPKLSTRQTKSRRFKSRFSWSDSRTADMLEPREYIDKKEAIFHGLEFLLTGLQSHKEKEIESAIRKFGGCILSKVPPCTFDKRSKLAEFARWKPPVVLSSKKVSTAKFLYGCATDSWILNPNWLFDSIEAGVLLPPGKYLIRQRHAVKESLTFGQSVHLRNDRLVFRGVGFLIHGKISFCSKFSNIIKHGGGQVFVSLEGLIRSLKDRSSSHGIILVANEASASRHLSHCGMEHDIKTVPASWIISSLFSGKLNPLKKDRCASFRRIKMPSFQPRHGAFDMSQEI, from the exons ATGTCGACCTGCGGCTACCACTCGCCGCTCTTCTCCGAG GATAATACTTGGCTCCCGCAATGGCTTCAGCCGCATCGGCAGCCGACGGTCGGTGAACACCGAAGAGACAGCGACGGCATTTCGTCGCCACCTTGTGAG AACTGTGTGTATATTGGGGATCCTGTGCAAGAGCAACAGCATTGTCACAATGCCATGGCAAATGCTGGTGGTTACAGCGGGTTACGTTTGCATTTGTCAGGAGATGAGGATACACCTGCTGCAAGTATTCGAACAGGCAGAGAG GTACGGCCTTTCTCTTTGCACCTTTCATCAGAAAGTACTGCACAACTCTCCTCAGCTAGAGCCAATGTTGTCCCTCAGATTATAAACTCCGGTACATGCAGTGGATCATTAGAGGGATCTTATGTTGATGGTCAAGGACAAGAGATCAAGGCTGTGCCCCAATATCAATTGGAAGCTAAAGGCTTCAAGGATGATAAGCTACTAGAAGTTTGTAGAGTGCCTAGCAAGGATATCATTAAACCGCTTGGTGCAAGAAGACATCAGTTATCTGGTGGAAAGGTTGATGTTCAGAAGCTCCGTAATGTAGATGCTAACGATGCAGTTGAGCTATCCATTGCTGCCTCCGAGGCTATTCTTATTGCAGAAATGATCATTAATGATTGCCAGCCTGATAAGTTGGCTGCAGCTGCCTTGGAATCTGCTCTGCATGTAAAAGAAGCTCGGAAACAGTATTGTCTTGAGGAGACAGAACATGATTGTGGATCCTTTGAAAATGATCTAGATGAGAGGGATTGGCTTGCAGAATTGGATGAGGTCGAGATGCTTGATGCATTCGAAGATGTTGGCCTGTCTACTGTTCAAACAGCTTGTTCATCTCAAGGCTACAACACAATTGATATAAAACGGCACATCTCACAGCCTAGTTGTGCCCCACGTGATATGGAGGAGCGCATCTCAGACATTTGTTCTTCCTGGGAGCAAAATACAAAATGGCACAGCCAAGATGCTAATACTTATGACCATGTACCTGATTCTTTGGCAAATAATAATAACTCAGCTGGTAACCTCCCGAATGAATCAACTCCAGGATGTGATTCTGTAAAGCAACCAGCTATAGGTAGCTTTGGGACTCCAGTAAGAGGTCAAAGTATCATTAAG GAATGTGGAAGAGTTGTTGAAGAGACAAATGTTGGTGGTGGCACAAGGAAGCATATTAGAACTAGCTTCATTTCTGAGTCAATGGATACCACAAATGAGTGCTCCCCTGCACCTAGAGCAAGATCCATAGAAATGGTTGCGTCTTCAAGAGCATCTTTTCCCCGCAAAACTGAAGGTTTCTACGAAGAGAATCAAAGTGCAGAGTCGTGCTACCAAGTAGTATGCTCAAGCTTATCACTTGGGGATCCTCTCTGTTCATTTGTTCCATGTAGCATATCTTGCAATGAAGTTTCCCTTAGTCAAGCTCCTGAATGCAAACAGAGGAATGGTGATCAGGGAGAAACAATATATCCCAAGGAATCTCTCAAGAAAGATCTGGATTTAGAAGCCGATCCATCTTCTTCGCCTTTAGATAAGGCACCAGAATCAGTCAATCCATCTTATGTACCTTTAGATAAGGCACCAGAATCAGCCGATCCATCTTATGTGCCTTTAGATAAGACACCAGAATCTGGTCCATGGAGACGCAGAATATACAGTTCACTCAGGCATTTTAGTACTTCAGAACCTATATCAGACATATTGGGAGGTAGTACGACTCATAATGATATTGACGCGGCAGTTTGTCAGAAGAAGAGGGGCACACCAATAACCTTAAATAAGAAGATACAGCGTGTGCAAGCCTCTAATCAATTCATAGAAAACAATGCTGAAGCTGGAAGCTCGAAAGAATTTTCTTTGGTTCAGAAGAAGTCATCTCATGCTCAGGATAAAGATGAGCATCAAAGCAGAGAGAAATATGTACCATCAGAAGTTTGTCCTCAATCAACATGTTTAAATGTTGGTAAACGAGAccttaaaagaaaaggagccCAATTATTGAATCCTAAACTTAGTACTAGACAAACCAAGAGCAGAAGGTTTAAATCTCGATTCAGCT GGTCAGATAGCAGAACTGCTGACATGCTGGAGCCCAGAGAATACATTGACAAAAAGGAAGCCATATTTCATGGACTAGAGTTTCTGTTGACTGGATTGCAAAGTCATAAGGAAAAAGAGATTGAATCTGCAATTCGAAAATTTGGAGGTTGTATTCTTTCCAAAGTGCCACCCTGTACATTTGATAAAAGAAGCAAGCTGGCAGAGTTTGCAAGGTGGAAGCCTCCCGTGGTTCTTTCCTCTAAAAAG GTATCAACGGCTAAGTTTTTATATGGTTGCGCTACGGATTCCTGGATTTTGAATCCCAATTGGCTTTTCGATTCTATTGAAGCTGGTGTCCTTTTGCCACCTGGAAA GTATTTAATTCGACAAAGGCATGCAGTAAAGGAGAGTTTAACATTTGGCCAGTCAGTTCACCTCCGAAATGACAGATTGGTATTTCGTGGAGTAGGATTCTTGATCCATGGCAAAATCAGTTTCTGTTCAAAATTTTCCAACATTATCAAG CATGGAGGTGGCCAAGTCTTTGTATCTCTGGAAGGATTAATTCGAAGCTTGAAGGACAGAAGTTCTTCACATGGAATCATTCTTGTTGCAAATGAGGCGAGTGCATCACGTCATCTAAGCCATTGCGGAATGGAACATGACATTAAAACAGTG CCAGCAAGCTGGATCATAAGCAGTCTATTTTCTGGTAAGCTGAATCCCCTGAAGAAAGATCGCTGCGCTTCATTCCGTCGGATTAAGATGCCATCATTCCAACCACGGCATGGAGCATTTGACATGAGTCAAGAAATATAA